From a region of the Agromyces ramosus genome:
- a CDS encoding endonuclease domain-containing protein — MLERRPHDPIPRGAAIRTSEHEVFGTTRARLRARAVQHPFTGVSSLGLDVDSIIDLCRAYEPLLRPGEAFSHSTAALLFGAPLPARQGSMRPLHILSPGVTRSRTQGTVGHRSATGFPVVLRFGLPVVAPAATWIHLAAELSREDLTAVGDFLVTGVRYGRACGVPLATPHELGFALERSAGCRGARGARWSLDRVRVGPASRTETLLRLLIIAAGLPEPAIGPAVPVAGGSLMLHPDLAYPDLRIAIEYEGDGHRDAGRWERDIERRELFEDAGWRVIRVTRYALFDQPETLLTRIRRARAARSTT; from the coding sequence ATGCTCGAGCGCCGTCCTCACGACCCAATCCCGCGCGGTGCGGCGATCCGCACGAGCGAGCACGAGGTGTTCGGCACGACGCGGGCGAGGCTGCGGGCCCGCGCGGTGCAGCATCCGTTCACAGGGGTGAGTTCGCTGGGACTGGATGTCGACTCGATCATCGATCTCTGCCGCGCGTACGAGCCGCTGCTCCGGCCCGGTGAGGCGTTCAGCCACTCGACCGCGGCGTTGCTGTTCGGGGCACCGCTTCCGGCGAGGCAGGGGTCGATGCGACCGCTCCACATCCTGAGCCCCGGCGTGACCCGTTCGAGGACGCAAGGCACGGTCGGCCATCGTTCCGCCACCGGCTTCCCCGTCGTGCTGCGCTTCGGCCTCCCGGTGGTTGCGCCTGCTGCCACGTGGATCCACCTCGCTGCCGAACTCAGCCGAGAAGACCTGACCGCAGTCGGCGACTTCCTCGTGACCGGTGTCCGCTACGGGCGTGCCTGCGGGGTGCCGCTCGCCACACCGCACGAGCTCGGCTTCGCGCTCGAACGGAGTGCCGGATGTCGCGGAGCGCGCGGCGCCCGATGGTCGCTGGACCGCGTCCGCGTCGGCCCGGCATCGCGAACGGAGACGCTCCTCCGATTGCTCATCATCGCCGCCGGACTCCCCGAGCCCGCGATCGGTCCAGCGGTTCCGGTCGCCGGCGGTTCCCTCATGCTGCATCCCGATCTCGCCTACCCCGACCTCCGCATCGCGATCGAGTACGAGGGCGACGGTCACCGGGACGCGGGACGGTGGGAGCGGGACATCGAGCGACGTGAGCTGTTCGAGGATGCCGGATGGCGTGTCATCAGGGTGACTCGATACGCGCTGTTCGACCAGCCGGAAACGCTCCTCACTCGCATCCGTCGCGCTCGGGCCGCGCGCTCGACCACATGA